TTACATGTTAGAGCGAGTAGAAGGAACGAAAAAGACAGAGATAGGTATCACTTTCAGTTCAGTCTCTCATTTTCCGGTGTATGGTCTCTTTTTGTAGCTTACGGTTCGACAAATCAAACAAACCACACCATTTATTGCTTTCTTGTAACGTAACCTTCACATTCAACGCCGGTTAGGAATATATATACTAACAAACAGGTGGCACTCTTAATTATTAGCAGCGATCATCTCATTCGCCGTTTTCTCCGTCATTCCTCCGTTaacttcctcttcctcttcctcctccgcTTCCCACATGAAGTGCGCGTACGATCCCAGCACAGTGctgaacataaaataaaataattaataatttaaaataataataattactgCTGTTATTTTCGTTATTCTCTGTTTGGCTATGCGGGAAAATGTGAGATTATGATTATACCAATCATTAGGATCGGCGTGAATGGCTTGGTCAAAGTAAGATTTGGCTCTCGCTTCGTCTCTCTGCGTTTCCCATATTAGCGATCCGTAGAGCGATAGCAATTCGCCATCTCTAGGGTTCGCTAGAATTGCTCTTGCGTAATATTCCTCTGCTCTTGTAGTGTCTTTCTCCACCTGCATCATCCGTTCAAATTAAAATCGTTGACtctttttttattcaatgaatCAATGATCGTGCTTTGTTTGTGGAGCGTTTCACGCACCTCGTGGAGGAATTTGCCGTAGTTTCTCAGAAGAAGCGCGTCCGTCGGGTTCGACTTCAACATCTCCACGTAGTACGCGTCCATTTTCATCCTATCACCGCCGTTTCCGCCGGTGAGGGTCTCGTCGCCGTGATGGTCACCGCCGCCGCCACTTCCGGATTGTAGATCCAACGGTATGATCCCGAAGTAGCTCGGCTTGCGTATATTGGCGTCGGAGAGGAATTGTTCTTCGTGAGGTATGATCGGCGGGCACGATCCGGTGCGGTTCAGATCCCGGCAAACGTCGGGATTCTCAGGAATACGTTCCGACGAGGCTCTGTTGATCCCGTTTTGCGGTGCGTCCCTGCGGGCGTTGGATTGGGAATAGTGCATTGAAATCGTGGAAAATTTCGCGTGGTTCTTCTCGCCGGCGAAAGAGGCTTGACGCGAGAGAGCACGTCGAGGTGAACCGTGGAAAACCGGATTCTGGACCGGCAGCGAACCGGTTCGGATGAGAGAAACTCCCATAGTTTTGATAAATTGAAAAGGATAAGTGTTGAAAGAGCGATCAACCCCCTGACTTCTAAAAGTGCAAACGGACCCCCTTTATATATCTCGTGCTGCAAAACGAATGTACTTTTTTAATCGAATATCAGCCGTTGGATGCGATGAAAGGCTGACCCAGGTGAGCACTATATTACGACACGTGTCCGGTTGCACGTTCACTCCTGCGCCGAATTGTATATTTGTCCATTTATTACCTATGAATGTAAAAGTAAAAACACTATTCATTACTGATACCAATTTTGTGATCCTTTGAGTAAAAGAATTcaatgtgttttttattttttttatttccaaatagAAGTATTCAACCGAAAAGGcatctttaaatttaatcatCACAATAAGGAATACAATCAAATTTAATTGGTTTAAATTGCTTAAGCTTTACTTTCGAGattgtaattaaattaaacaagGAATAAATTGAACGggttaattaaaacaataagtTAATGATTATTACAGAGATTTGAAAAGGGTCTGAATTAGATTCACAGGAAGTAGCTGAATTTAGAAGTCTTCATCCACTTTTTTCAATCATGTGAATGCGGAAAACAAGATAGAATTGTCAACAAATCACAAGAGTTTGATTGTTTATGTTCTCTGTGTTTCTTAATTGTTTTTCCAAAAATGTTTAACCACAGATATTAAGGGATAATTTCTTGTTATTCTCTATAATATATGACGATATAGAATGCCAACTACAAGTTTAAGGATAAATTTGTCAACCTAAAACAAATCATAGCTATCTCTGTATGAACAAATTAATTACacagttttttttcttcttgataCAAGGTACCAATAACAGTACTTAgtgaaatgaaataaaaaaaattctcccCCAATTCTGCTGCAGCGGACTTGATGTTTCTCAACTGTTTACcttgaaaacaaaaatatattgattaatgAGGTGAATATGTTTCTTAGCATTGCCTTGATGGATCCAAAAAACATTGTCTTAAAATTTTTGtatgtatattttaataatgaaaattgGGCACTTTAAGAGAGAAATCAAgtaaaaatttcttaaaaaaaaacaaaaatattaaattggaAAAAAAGGAGAGTGAGACCACTATAttaggaaaaacaaaataaagtaaatataaatctgagaactttcaaaatttataaattatcatCCTATATAGAGGATATATGTgaacaaataaaaaactttGTTGGTTTTACATGTATAATCAACAAAGTAATCATTAAAGAGCTAAAGCTATCACCTTAAACACAAAAGTATAGAAAAGTGCAGAAACTTGTAACAGTGTAAATTGGGAGATTCCTGGTGTGgttgttgtatttgtttttttacattttacataAATTCCAGAGACAGGAAAGCAGTAATGGCATGGTGGGTGTGATTTCCCATGTTCTCCAATGGTTTTCAATTGAAGATGGTTTTGTGTGAAATGAAGACAATTGAGTTGAGAGAAAGGGTCGCTTTTGTAACAGTGAATCTACCGGTTTTTGTATCAAagtgtaatttttatttgtaattataaaaatgaataaattataaatttggatAAGTCTTCTCTCAGTATAAGAATTTGTAGGAAGAAGTGGTAATCAATAAACACGATTTTAGGATTAATGAAATTTGAAGgattattttgattaaaaaattacattgaAATTTATATACAACTtcttaaatgtaaaataaaaataattaaaattggtCCAGGTGTAACgactttaatattaaataaaaataattgaagatttcaatttattttattttattaaagtcATATCActcatatataatttaatctattttataataagTTTTCTTTATCcatttttataattacaaaataaaactaCACCTTTTGATGTAAACTGAATACTATAAGATAAATCCTCATTGATCATCATAAATGGGATGGTTCAGGCAGGTCGTAACtagttgaaaattttattttattattattactttttatttgaatatatattaaaaaaaattaatcatgtatatatttttttaaaatttaattaaataaatattttttttattaattttattaaataaattgatttgTGAAATGCACTTTAcatcaaaaagaaaaatcataatGATAGCAACAACTTTTAATAATGgttataaaaaaacttttaaatagTTATGAAGTTGTCATTATTAAAGTTATTATGGAAGTTTTGTATTTTAACGAAGGTTTAGACTgtcattattaaataatattttaataatggtGAACTTATTAACTATAATATAGAAAAACTATCAtcaaattttcttaaaaaaaaaacaggctGAAAAAACAAAGATGAATTTAtgcaattattattattaatattcctTAAAACAACTTGTTAATAATCATGGTTAAAATGTCAAAACAATGACTATTTAATTAGTAACTGTCATTAAAACGTGAAAATAACAACAGTTTGTCTTTCCATAATTACCATTCTCCCATATGCATATTTTTGTAGTTAATGAACATGGAtggatttataaaaataattaaaacaataattgtATACAAGGTAACACAATGaaatagaattttttaaaataaaataacataaaacacaattatattaCAATATTATATCTGTTTTTTCAATTATGATATAGGATGAATTATTGATTAttagtaattaatattttatttatgtaatttatatacATTCATGAATTCTGTACTTTCTTTCTTATCCTTTACCAGGGGAAAAAAAGTAGGGTTGCTAGAAAATGTAACAATGCATTTGGACCCATTTTGCGTATCGTGAATTCACTTTGGAAAATGAGCCCCAGCCCACGAGAACTTCTGCATTTGCGTAACACGTGTACTCATTGGCCCATGTGATCTCACGTGATATAACGTTCTATGAGCCCAACGAGTGCCACTTGGATTTACTAACGTCGTTTAACTTCATTCCAATTTTCGACAAAAACAAATTGATTCGAATTTGTATGATTCCTAATCTCATGGGCTAAAACTTGTAAGAGACGTGGCACTATACAACTATTCATTATTcgtttaatttcaaaatatcataaaaaaataaaataaaaataaaagtggtACAACATATACCAAATATATAAAACACATGTTCCTCAAATATTCAGGAGAGAATCGTTTGCCAAAAGTataagatatattaaaaaaaatacttaatatgtcttttactttttattcgCACTATCTATTTTCATCTTTGTTTGGATGGTTGTTTATGTCCTATAACAAACATTATTACGATAAGGATATGGCCATGAAGATATGTAAGATTTCTAAATTGTAGGACATGAggacacagatctatatattatataattatgaattatataaattgacaataaagattatattttggagcaaaaagatgttttttataactgatttacaaagatttgtttcttaattttataatcataataacaatttatacaataaaatttgaatttttagaaaattaatgtatgtttcctttttaaaattgtgatcagaaatttaacaaatattttttgaattagacacttcacggatacgtgtcctacaaaTGTCATACGAATATCAGTGTTTGATACGAGTATCGAACACCGACAtgccatttaagaggagtgtccgaCTCATATATGAACAACAAAACTCGGACACttttgttaaattatttaagTGTTACAATGTTGCGttgatataataatatatatatatatatatattagtatataattttataataatgatagtaacgttaattatatattagaaatataaaatgttattctataatgtatataaaaattgttttaactgttattaaagaaataatatcaCTACAAaagatttattaaataaaaattaattttaaaattaaaaataattaattactatattaattaaattaaataatattttagaaattaaaaaattattgatatttaaactagtttttattattaataaataatttttatattaatatataattaactatcaatattttatctaacagattaaaatctaaataattaatgaaatatcaatttaaaaactattttattaataatataaactaatagatattaataatttttataatctctaaaataatatataattttattaatatagtgattatttatttatttttaaaaaattatttaataatttatttaatatatatatatatatatatttatctacCCATACTATTAGTAAGTGTAGGTAAaactacaaaatattttgacctaaataaattcaaaataagtaCATTCCAAAATTTTGCATCAACATAAATTTAATGTTGATAAAACTTATGAGGATATCTactaaatataaataagattttaaaagaaccattacctgcaattatttaaaatttatgaagactattaaataacataaatttcttaagactattaaatattatgttaagcctatatttatttttaaaatcttatataATTGTCATGTTTTTCACtgtgtatatattatttaatccATATATAAAATGTATTAAGGTTACTGAAGAACTAAACAAGGAATccactttttcaattttttgttaACTACAAGAATAAGATACGTGTGGATATAGTTTGATCAGaacaatgataattttttttcttcataaaacaGATAAATATGATCAGAATTGACGTTGATGTTAACAATGGAGGTTTAACTAGGTAATTGATCAGAATTGAGAACGGCTAAATAAGGGGATAATTGAAGCGTGTAAAAGGTTGTAATATGGTGCAGGTTCTCAAATACATCAAAATACTCGTTTTGTTTATACATAATCACAAAATTATACGtcttattcctttttttttttcattggatAAAAAGCTCGAAGTTCACTATCTAAATTTGGAAAACTAACTTAACTTATGATAATTTGATAAGTAATGTTACATtttaacaagtttcaaataaaataataataagtatgaCAAATTATTTTCACACTTTAAAATATGTTATCTTAAAATTTACCATATGCTTGGATATTGGCCAACCATCTACTATACAAGAGTGTACATGTTTTTGTTAGCAGAGAAGTGTGAGATATTTACTGAAACCTGACTTGAATTTTTCCTTCTAATTTATTGTTTTCACCATCTATCAAATTTGaatataagattttattaagaaaatccAAACCTAGTTTTATTTGgattaatatagtttaattaAAGACTTCCTttatctttctatttttttttatttttattaacttgGTATTATAACTACATATTTAAGTGGGATTAATTTTGCATAAtggtattatttttaaaagtttccCATAAAATTGACAGAATATAAACGTTTTAGTTAGCAAATGCTTCTAATCAGCAATTCAGGAATGTGAAACCTGGGCCCGTCTCATGCTCGTAGACCTTCTTTCCTTGGTTCTTGATGCTGGTGACGCAATTGGGCTTAGAAAAGCccattttgttataaaaaaagttaag
The sequence above is a segment of the Phaseolus vulgaris cultivar G19833 chromosome 2, P. vulgaris v2.0, whole genome shotgun sequence genome. Coding sequences within it:
- the LOC137811253 gene encoding uncharacterized protein, yielding MGVSLIRTGSLPVQNPVFHGSPRRALSRQASFAGEKNHAKFSTISMHYSQSNARRDAPQNGINRASSERIPENPDVCRDLNRTGSCPPIIPHEEQFLSDANIRKPSYFGIIPLDLQSGSGGGGDHHGDETLTGGNGGDRMKMDAYYVEMLKSNPTDALLLRNYGKFLHEVEKDTTRAEEYYARAILANPRDGELLSLYGSLIWETQRDEARAKSYFDQAIHADPNDCTVLGSYAHFMWEAEEEEEEEVNGGMTEKTANEMIAANN